Proteins from a single region of Haloarchaeobius litoreus:
- a CDS encoding hydantoinase B/oxoprolinase family protein, whose translation MSTQQDVDAATVEVVRNYLTSAATEMQRTLIRTAYNTIIYEILDFGISVFDRDLNLVADSPGLALFLGANDYGIKKAVDHVGEENMEPGDVFIMNYPYWSGTHTLDVLLFAPVFYDEELIGYTTCRAHWLDLGAKDSGYVLDSTDVHQEGVLFPGTKVYKNGEPDPEIMDIIRFNSRMPEKVVGDLNAQVAAVRTGEKRLQELYEKYGADTVETSIERILDHGERTAREAVAELPDGTWSATGYADGVNREPGDLIKLKAEVTIDGEEFSVDFAGSSPEVDEPLNIPPGMSETICKLCFKTLTTPEEDSNGGQYEPLSMHVPEDNIFNASYPAPTFTVWTGIVGIDVVYQALAKGMPDRVPASTGGDLADIMLYGQNPETGRPFVEANNEGVGWGAGVGHDGENALMHISETMVRNIPIEVFENKAPIRFDQLSLREDSGGPGKHRGGLGIRRDFRVLEPVGALSIIQKTRTENWGLDGGSPGEKNVVVLDSDREDFDERVEVLVDNDDLYDDDSVKHVGMFRGNFVPDEVISNRTAGGGGYGEPFDRDPEAVREDVTDGYVSREAAREQYGVAITAEGEIDHDETADLRGR comes from the coding sequence ATGAGCACCCAACAGGACGTCGACGCGGCCACCGTCGAGGTCGTCCGCAACTACCTCACGTCGGCCGCCACCGAGATGCAGCGCACGCTGATCAGGACCGCCTACAACACCATCATCTACGAGATTCTCGACTTCGGAATCTCGGTGTTCGACCGCGACCTCAACCTCGTCGCCGACTCGCCCGGGCTCGCGCTGTTCCTCGGCGCGAACGACTACGGCATCAAGAAGGCCGTCGACCACGTCGGCGAGGAGAACATGGAGCCCGGCGACGTGTTCATCATGAACTACCCGTACTGGAGCGGGACGCACACGCTCGACGTGCTCCTGTTCGCGCCGGTGTTCTACGACGAGGAGCTCATCGGCTACACGACGTGTCGCGCCCACTGGCTCGACCTCGGGGCGAAGGACTCGGGCTACGTGCTCGACTCCACCGACGTCCACCAGGAGGGCGTGCTGTTCCCCGGGACGAAGGTGTACAAGAACGGCGAGCCGGACCCGGAGATTATGGACATCATCCGGTTCAACTCCCGGATGCCCGAGAAGGTCGTCGGCGACCTCAACGCGCAGGTCGCCGCGGTCCGCACCGGCGAGAAGCGCCTGCAGGAGCTCTACGAGAAGTACGGCGCGGACACCGTCGAGACCAGCATCGAGCGCATCCTCGACCACGGCGAGCGCACCGCCCGCGAGGCCGTCGCGGAGCTGCCCGACGGCACGTGGTCGGCGACCGGTTACGCCGACGGCGTCAACCGCGAGCCGGGCGACCTCATCAAGCTGAAGGCCGAGGTCACCATCGACGGCGAGGAGTTCAGCGTCGACTTCGCGGGCTCCTCGCCCGAGGTGGACGAGCCGCTGAACATCCCGCCGGGAATGTCCGAGACCATCTGCAAGCTCTGCTTCAAGACGCTGACGACGCCGGAGGAGGACTCCAACGGCGGCCAGTACGAGCCGCTGTCGATGCACGTCCCCGAGGACAACATCTTCAACGCGAGCTACCCCGCGCCCACGTTCACCGTCTGGACGGGTATCGTCGGCATCGACGTGGTGTACCAGGCGCTCGCGAAGGGGATGCCCGACCGCGTTCCGGCGAGCACGGGCGGCGACCTCGCCGACATCATGCTGTACGGGCAGAACCCCGAGACGGGTCGGCCGTTCGTCGAGGCGAACAACGAGGGCGTCGGCTGGGGTGCCGGCGTCGGCCACGACGGCGAGAACGCGCTGATGCACATCAGCGAGACGATGGTCCGCAACATCCCCATCGAGGTGTTCGAGAACAAGGCCCCCATCCGGTTCGACCAGCTCTCGCTGCGGGAGGACTCGGGGGGCCCCGGGAAGCACCGCGGTGGGCTCGGCATCCGCCGTGACTTCCGCGTGCTCGAACCCGTCGGCGCGCTCTCCATCATCCAGAAGACCCGCACCGAGAACTGGGGACTCGACGGCGGCAGTCCGGGCGAGAAGAACGTCGTCGTGCTCGACTCCGACCGCGAGGACTTCGACGAGCGCGTCGAGGTGCTCGTCGACAACGACGACCTCTACGACGACGACAGCGTCAAGCACGTCGGGATGTTCCGCGGCAACTTCGTGCCGGACGAGGTCATCTCGAACCGGACCGCCGGCGGCGGCGGCTACGGCGAGCCGTTCGACCGCGACCCCGAGGCCGTACGCGAGGACGTCACCGACGGGTACGTCTCCCGCGAGGCCGCCCGCGAGCAGTACGGCGTCGCCATCACCGCCGAGGGCGAGATCGACCACGATGAGACTGCGGACCTGCGGGGCCGGTAG
- a CDS encoding hydantoinase/oxoprolinase family protein, with amino-acid sequence MRQDNTTQRVAVDIGGTFVDAITFDRETGDISLEKAATTPGQPSDGVLDSVERVDADLESTEAFVHGTTLGLNAVLERDGARIGIITNEGFSDVHEIGRTNLERDSMYDINYQKPESMVPRRRRLGVPGRLNADGAVVEELDETAVHEAADELVEEHQVEAIAICFLHSYQNGQHEQAAADIVRDAHPEISVSVSSDITGEYREYERTSTAVLDSYIKPIFENYVDTLDDSLVGAGFDGSFFVTRSGGGTLTAESAKTAPVHTILSGPAGGLIGAAHVGDATDRDNLITVDMGGTSLDAAVVEDGSPVVKYDSSLEHQPMLIPVYDIRTIGAGGGSIAWLDGDLLKVGPESAGADPGPICYDNGGTEPTVTDAALALGFLDPADFLGGEMDTAADDAIDGIEEVLADPLDTSVSDASRGVFDVALANTVGAIREITVEKGLDPRDFSMVAYGGAGPMFVPLLARELGVKEVLVPQAPSVFSAWGMLMADVVYDFSQTMIAVLDDVELETLDASFDELEAEGRETLTAEGVAESDQRLERAVEMRYFGQEHTVEVDADGVADLDELAERFEAQHETRYGHTMDDPVQVVHLRVRAVGENDKPTLDRQVPRDGDALEPTGSREAYCFAAGEFTEFDVYERATLAPGDELAGPAVVTEPTTSLVFHADQHATVDEYGHIVITTGGEQ; translated from the coding sequence GTGAGACAAGATAACACCACCCAGCGCGTCGCCGTGGACATCGGCGGCACGTTCGTCGACGCCATCACGTTCGACCGCGAGACGGGAGACATCTCGCTCGAGAAGGCCGCAACGACGCCCGGGCAACCCTCCGACGGCGTGCTCGACTCCGTCGAGAGGGTCGACGCCGACCTCGAGTCGACCGAGGCGTTCGTCCACGGGACGACACTCGGGCTGAACGCCGTCCTCGAACGAGACGGCGCACGAATCGGTATCATCACCAACGAGGGCTTCTCCGACGTCCACGAGATCGGCCGCACGAACCTCGAACGCGACTCGATGTACGACATCAACTACCAGAAGCCGGAGTCCATGGTACCCCGTCGACGACGGCTCGGCGTGCCCGGCCGACTGAACGCGGACGGTGCCGTCGTCGAGGAGCTCGACGAGACGGCCGTCCACGAGGCGGCCGACGAACTCGTCGAGGAACACCAGGTCGAGGCTATCGCCATCTGCTTCCTGCACTCCTACCAGAACGGCCAGCACGAGCAGGCCGCCGCCGACATCGTCCGCGACGCCCACCCGGAGATCAGCGTCTCGGTCTCCAGCGACATCACCGGCGAGTACCGAGAGTACGAGCGCACGAGCACGGCCGTCCTCGACAGCTACATCAAGCCAATCTTCGAGAACTACGTCGACACGCTCGACGACTCGCTCGTCGGCGCGGGCTTCGACGGCTCCTTCTTCGTCACCCGCTCCGGCGGCGGTACGCTCACCGCCGAGAGCGCAAAGACCGCGCCCGTCCACACGATCCTCTCCGGGCCCGCGGGCGGGCTCATCGGCGCGGCCCACGTCGGCGACGCCACCGACCGCGACAACCTCATCACGGTCGATATGGGTGGAACGAGCCTCGACGCCGCCGTCGTCGAGGACGGCTCGCCCGTCGTGAAGTACGACTCGTCGCTCGAACACCAGCCGATGCTCATCCCGGTGTACGACATCCGGACCATCGGCGCGGGCGGGGGCTCCATCGCCTGGCTCGACGGCGACCTGCTGAAGGTCGGCCCCGAGAGCGCGGGCGCGGACCCCGGCCCCATCTGCTACGACAACGGTGGCACCGAGCCGACCGTCACCGACGCCGCGCTCGCGCTCGGATTTCTCGACCCCGCCGACTTCCTCGGCGGCGAGATGGACACCGCCGCGGACGACGCCATCGATGGTATCGAGGAAGTGCTGGCGGACCCGCTCGACACGTCCGTCTCGGACGCCAGCCGCGGCGTCTTCGACGTGGCGCTCGCGAACACCGTGGGTGCCATCCGCGAGATCACCGTCGAGAAGGGCCTCGACCCGCGTGACTTCTCGATGGTCGCCTACGGCGGCGCGGGCCCGATGTTCGTCCCGCTGCTCGCGCGCGAACTCGGCGTGAAGGAGGTACTCGTCCCGCAGGCACCCTCCGTGTTCTCCGCGTGGGGGATGCTGATGGCCGACGTCGTCTACGACTTCTCGCAGACGATGATCGCCGTCCTCGACGATGTCGAACTGGAGACGCTCGACGCGTCGTTCGATGAGCTCGAAGCAGAGGGTCGCGAGACGCTGACCGCGGAGGGTGTCGCTGAGTCCGACCAGCGCCTTGAACGCGCCGTCGAGATGCGCTACTTCGGACAGGAGCACACCGTCGAGGTCGACGCCGACGGCGTCGCGGACCTCGACGAGCTCGCGGAGCGGTTCGAGGCCCAGCACGAGACGCGCTACGGCCACACGATGGACGACCCGGTACAGGTCGTCCACCTCCGTGTGAGGGCCGTCGGCGAGAACGACAAGCCGACGCTCGACCGGCAGGTACCGCGCGACGGCGATGCTCTCGAACCGACCGGTAGCCGCGAGGCGTACTGCTTCGCCGCGGGCGAGTTCACCGAGTTCGACGTCTACGAGCGCGCGACGCTCGCCCCGGGCGACGAACTCGCCGGGCCCGCGGTCGTCACCGAACCAACCACCTCGCTGGTCTTCCACGCCGACCAGCACGCGACCGTCGACGAGTACGGTCACATCGTCATCACCACCGGAGGCGAACAATGA
- a CDS encoding ABC transporter substrate-binding protein has product MSNNANRSFDRRDFLKYGSAATVTTIFAGCTGNQSSEDTTNDSGGDPTDTDDSDDGSPGGDGGASFEYVTTVAPSSLDPMKGSDNLETILLHNVYDPLLYYTDDTPPELQPWLAEDWEVGDDGRTYTFNLRDDATFHNGDPVTASDVQYSVQRMMEMQNGFSWMWSGILSPENVTAVDETTVEMTTNEVFAPFLYTLPFLYVVNQEQVEANAASDGNFGEHGDYGTGWLEDNDAGSGPYVLSERERSRQIVIERNEDWWGTFPDGNGYGTVTTDIVQESATAAGRMREGAEMSDQWLPLQTYNDLESADGVRVHAKATFNPFYIYMHTQRAPLDDVHVRRAISYAFDYEAALNDVMAGDSDHLQGPLPGAMWSHTEDLPTYEQDFEAAQAELDQSDYSASDLDLNYTYVSGLTTEESMGLLLQSNLQELGGSLTVERAPWSNITEMAANPDTTPDMLAIYLSFSYADPDTFLYPAWHSDSHGSWTSAAWYQNDEVDQLLTDGRRTVAQEDRVPIYEEAQRIIAEDAPALFVMNQATRNAISERVQGFKDNGITGYRQTFHRYHQG; this is encoded by the coding sequence ATGAGTAACAATGCCAACCGCAGCTTCGACCGCCGTGACTTTCTGAAATACGGGAGTGCGGCGACGGTCACGACCATCTTCGCCGGGTGTACGGGGAACCAGTCGTCAGAGGATACGACGAACGATTCGGGTGGCGACCCGACCGATACGGATGACTCGGACGATGGCTCGCCCGGCGGCGACGGTGGCGCGTCGTTCGAGTACGTCACCACCGTCGCGCCGAGTTCGCTCGACCCCATGAAGGGTTCGGACAACCTGGAGACCATCCTCCTGCACAACGTCTACGACCCGTTGCTGTACTACACGGACGACACGCCGCCGGAGCTCCAGCCCTGGCTGGCCGAGGACTGGGAGGTCGGCGACGACGGCCGCACGTACACGTTCAACCTGCGTGACGATGCAACGTTCCACAACGGCGACCCCGTCACCGCCTCGGACGTGCAGTACTCCGTCCAGCGCATGATGGAGATGCAGAACGGCTTCTCGTGGATGTGGTCGGGCATCCTCTCGCCCGAGAACGTCACCGCCGTCGACGAGACGACCGTCGAGATGACCACCAACGAAGTGTTCGCGCCGTTCCTCTACACGCTCCCGTTCCTCTACGTCGTCAACCAGGAACAGGTCGAGGCGAACGCAGCCAGCGACGGGAACTTCGGCGAACACGGCGACTACGGCACCGGCTGGCTCGAGGACAACGACGCCGGGAGCGGCCCCTACGTCCTCAGCGAGCGCGAGCGCAGTCGACAGATCGTCATCGAGCGGAACGAGGACTGGTGGGGGACGTTCCCCGACGGGAACGGCTACGGGACCGTCACCACCGACATCGTCCAGGAGTCCGCGACCGCCGCGGGGCGGATGCGCGAGGGCGCGGAGATGTCCGACCAGTGGCTCCCGCTCCAGACGTACAACGACCTGGAAAGTGCGGATGGCGTCCGCGTGCACGCGAAGGCGACGTTCAACCCGTTCTACATCTACATGCACACCCAGCGGGCACCACTCGACGACGTGCACGTCCGGCGGGCCATCTCGTACGCGTTCGACTACGAGGCCGCACTCAACGACGTCATGGCGGGTGACTCCGACCACCTCCAGGGACCGCTCCCGGGCGCGATGTGGAGCCACACCGAGGACCTGCCGACGTACGAGCAGGACTTCGAGGCGGCCCAGGCCGAACTCGACCAGTCCGACTACTCGGCGAGCGACCTCGACCTGAACTACACGTACGTCTCCGGGCTGACGACCGAGGAGAGCATGGGGCTGTTGCTCCAGTCGAACCTGCAGGAGCTCGGGGGGTCGCTCACCGTCGAGCGCGCGCCGTGGTCGAACATCACCGAGATGGCGGCGAACCCGGACACCACGCCGGACATGCTCGCCATCTACCTCTCGTTCAGCTACGCCGACCCCGACACGTTCCTCTACCCGGCCTGGCACAGCGACTCCCACGGCTCGTGGACCAGCGCCGCGTGGTACCAGAACGACGAGGTCGACCAGCTGCTCACCGATGGTCGCCGGACCGTCGCACAGGAGGACCGCGTCCCCATCTACGAGGAGGCACAGCGCATCATCGCCGAGGACGCACCCGCGCTGTTCGTCATGAACCAGGCGACCCGCAATGCCATCTCCGAGCGCGTCCAGGGGTTCAAGGACAACGGCATCACGGGCTACCGCCAGACGTTCCACCGGTACCATCAGGGCTGA
- a CDS encoding ABC transporter permease has translation MGHRSYLIKRGLSTIPMFVGLSVLIFTLARVIPGRPARLALGPRASDEAVQSLRDQMGLDKPLWEQYLDYVGGVVQGDLGQSLISNRNVATDLLEYFPATFELTTLAMIIAIFVGVPLGVIAGQHKDRWPDNASRLFSFFNVSLPPFWAGILLQLVVAFQLGWLPATGRVGDVSPMPIETTGLLLVDSALAFNVPAFVSSSQHLILPAITLSLAPIADIARMTRSSFIEEYDKDYVEGLRTHGIPERLIAYKYVLRRSFASTLTIIGLDYGFLLGSAFVVEIVFSWPGMASYGVEAILQKDINAMVGVTLVVGASFLLVNFVVDVLYGVFDPRVWHEGESQ, from the coding sequence ATGGGTCACAGAAGCTACCTGATCAAGCGCGGTCTGTCGACCATCCCGATGTTCGTGGGGCTCTCGGTGCTCATCTTCACCCTGGCCCGCGTCATCCCCGGCAGGCCCGCACGGCTGGCGCTCGGTCCCCGCGCGAGCGACGAGGCCGTCCAGAGCCTCCGCGACCAGATGGGACTGGACAAACCACTCTGGGAGCAGTACCTCGACTACGTCGGCGGCGTCGTCCAGGGCGACCTCGGACAGTCGCTCATCTCGAACCGGAACGTGGCGACCGACCTGCTGGAGTACTTCCCGGCGACGTTCGAGTTGACGACGCTCGCGATGATAATCGCCATCTTCGTCGGCGTCCCGCTCGGCGTCATCGCCGGGCAGCACAAGGACCGGTGGCCGGACAACGCCAGCCGCCTGTTCTCGTTCTTCAACGTCTCGTTACCCCCGTTCTGGGCGGGCATCCTGCTGCAGCTGGTCGTCGCGTTCCAGCTGGGCTGGCTGCCCGCGACCGGCCGGGTCGGCGACGTGAGCCCGATGCCCATCGAGACGACGGGACTGTTGCTCGTCGACAGCGCGCTGGCATTCAACGTGCCAGCGTTCGTGAGTTCGAGCCAGCACCTCATCCTGCCGGCCATCACGCTGTCGCTCGCGCCCATCGCCGACATCGCGCGGATGACCCGCTCCAGCTTCATCGAGGAGTACGACAAGGACTACGTCGAGGGGCTGCGCACCCACGGCATCCCCGAGCGTCTCATCGCCTACAAGTACGTCCTCAGGCGGTCGTTCGCGTCGACCCTGACCATCATCGGGCTGGACTACGGCTTCCTGCTCGGCTCGGCGTTCGTCGTCGAGATCGTGTTCTCGTGGCCGGGGATGGCCTCCTACGGCGTCGAGGCCATCCTCCAGAAGGACATCAACGCGATGGTCGGCGTGACACTCGTCGTCGGCGCGTCGTTCCTGCTCGTGAACTTCGTGGTCGACGTGCTGTACGGCGTCTTCGACCCCCGCGTCTGGCACGAAGGTGAGTCCCAATGA
- a CDS encoding ABC transporter permease encodes MSDGESVAADADAPGLLERRLGDFDRVVYRFRQNPMSILGLCIIFGFVFIAIFAPYIAPYPADAGYQGQPAVHFDNKFAEPSAAHLFGTDQAGRDIFSRVLFGTRLSLRIGIVVLAAAVSIGVPVGLVAGYLGGGVGMALMRITDVFLSVPPLVLALAVSVALEPNLTNVMLAIAAVWWPWYARLTYGEVLSVKEETYVEASRGIGATSTRTIFREILPNVLAPITVKMSLDMGYAILVAASLGFLGLGAQPPTPEWGTMVSQGRDYMPAQWWYSTFPGLAIFLIVLGFNFLGDGLRDMFDVEVQ; translated from the coding sequence ATGAGCGACGGTGAATCCGTCGCGGCCGACGCCGACGCCCCGGGGCTGCTCGAACGACGCCTGGGCGACTTCGACCGCGTCGTCTACCGGTTCCGTCAGAACCCGATGTCGATACTCGGCCTGTGCATCATCTTCGGCTTCGTGTTCATCGCCATCTTCGCGCCGTACATCGCGCCCTACCCGGCCGACGCGGGCTACCAGGGCCAGCCGGCGGTCCACTTCGACAACAAGTTCGCGGAGCCGAGCGCCGCACACCTGTTCGGCACCGACCAGGCGGGACGGGACATCTTCAGTCGCGTCCTGTTCGGCACGCGACTGTCGCTTCGTATCGGCATCGTCGTGCTCGCGGCCGCCGTCTCCATCGGCGTGCCCGTCGGCCTCGTCGCCGGCTACCTCGGCGGCGGTGTCGGCATGGCGTTGATGCGGATCACGGACGTGTTCCTGTCGGTGCCACCGCTGGTACTCGCACTGGCGGTGAGCGTCGCGCTCGAACCCAATCTAACGAACGTGATGCTCGCCATCGCGGCGGTCTGGTGGCCGTGGTACGCCCGACTCACCTACGGGGAGGTGCTATCGGTGAAAGAGGAGACGTACGTCGAGGCGAGCCGCGGCATCGGCGCGACCTCGACGCGCACCATCTTCCGGGAGATACTCCCGAACGTGCTCGCGCCCATCACGGTGAAGATGAGCCTCGACATGGGCTACGCCATCCTCGTCGCCGCCTCGCTCGGCTTCCTCGGCCTCGGCGCGCAGCCGCCGACGCCCGAGTGGGGGACGATGGTCAGCCAGGGCCGGGACTACATGCCCGCGCAGTGGTGGTACTCGACGTTCCCGGGACTGGCCATCTTCCTCATCGTGCTGGGGTTCAACTTCCTCGGCGACGGCCTGAGAGACATGTTCGACGTGGAGGTGCAGTGA
- a CDS encoding ABC transporter ATP-binding protein — MADPILSVDDLSVAFETYEGRHHVLNGVDLTVDEGETVALVGETGCGKSVTAKSIMGTLPRPPGEITSGSIGYDGTDLLADPDAHERVQGEEMSMIFQDPMTYLSPVYPVGSMMADVASYSGGKSVSWLGVLKNMLGRRTNRSEIRERSIELLDRMRIPDPEGTLDRYPVELSGGMRQRVIVAMALINDPTFLIADEPTTALDVTVQDQILGLLRERVEERNLSMLYITHNLGVAREIADRICIMYAGEIVEVGTTEEIFDAPLHPYTRGLLDSIPKLTGFEGDGIDGQIPDYTDPPTGCRFHPRCPAAMAGTCDVEPVESHAVGDDRAVACHLYEDGMSFGEAATIAAEEADGATEDAPTAEAGGEP; from the coding sequence ATGGCAGACCCCATCCTCTCCGTCGACGACCTCTCGGTCGCGTTCGAGACGTACGAGGGACGCCACCACGTCCTGAACGGCGTCGACCTCACCGTCGATGAGGGCGAGACGGTCGCACTCGTCGGCGAGACGGGCTGTGGGAAGTCCGTCACCGCGAAGTCCATCATGGGCACGCTCCCGCGCCCACCCGGGGAGATAACCTCGGGCAGCATCGGCTACGACGGCACCGACCTGCTCGCCGACCCGGACGCCCACGAGCGCGTCCAGGGCGAGGAGATGAGCATGATCTTCCAGGACCCGATGACGTACCTCTCGCCGGTGTACCCCGTCGGCTCGATGATGGCCGACGTGGCCAGCTACAGCGGGGGCAAGTCCGTCTCGTGGCTCGGCGTCCTGAAGAACATGCTCGGCCGTCGCACGAACCGGTCCGAGATCCGCGAGCGCAGTATCGAGCTGCTCGACCGGATGCGTATCCCCGACCCCGAGGGTACCCTCGACCGCTACCCGGTCGAGCTCTCCGGCGGGATGCGCCAGCGCGTCATCGTCGCGATGGCGCTCATCAACGACCCGACGTTCCTCATCGCAGACGAGCCGACGACCGCACTCGACGTGACGGTGCAGGACCAGATCCTCGGCCTGCTGCGAGAGCGCGTCGAGGAGCGGAACCTCTCGATGCTGTACATCACCCACAACCTCGGCGTCGCCCGCGAGATCGCCGACCGCATCTGCATCATGTACGCCGGCGAGATCGTCGAGGTCGGGACGACCGAGGAGATCTTCGACGCGCCGCTGCACCCCTACACCCGGGGGCTCCTCGACAGCATCCCGAAGCTCACCGGCTTCGAGGGCGACGGCATCGACGGGCAGATCCCGGACTACACCGACCCGCCGACCGGCTGCCGGTTCCACCCGCGCTGTCCCGCCGCGATGGCGGGCACCTGTGACGTGGAACCGGTCGAGTCCCACGCCGTCGGCGACGACCGCGCCGTCGCGTGCCACCTCTACGAGGACGGGATGTCCTTCGGCGAGGCGGCGACCATCGCGGCGGAGGAGGCCGATGGAGCCACCGAGGACGCACCGACCGCCGAGGCCGGGGGTGAGCCATGA
- a CDS encoding ABC transporter ATP-binding protein, whose amino-acid sequence MSGDPLVSVRNLEKYYPVETGLLSRTESYVKAVDGVSFDIMPGETFAVVGESGCGKTTLGKTVARLYEATGGTIEFDGRDVTDLDGKSLRKLRRDIQVVYQDPSSSLNPRRRIGSIVKEPLVVHDVGTKAERDERVAELLRRVDLPVEFRHRYPNALSGGQQQRVAIARALAVEPKFVVLDEPTSALDVSVQAKVISLLADLQEELDLTYLLISHDLSLVKNVADRIGVMYLGNFMEVTDSRTLFEDPKNPYTEQLLSAIPVVESGEQLLKPPSVEVRGETPDPKDPPSGCPFHPRCHRAFDACDAVEPELVEVEEGHQTRCLLDPGPKAEAVADHRSDDVTREEVTEE is encoded by the coding sequence ATGAGCGGCGACCCCCTCGTCTCCGTGCGGAACCTTGAGAAGTACTACCCGGTCGAGACCGGACTGCTGAGCCGGACCGAGTCGTACGTGAAGGCCGTCGACGGCGTGAGCTTCGACATCATGCCCGGGGAGACGTTCGCCGTGGTCGGCGAGTCCGGCTGCGGGAAGACGACGCTCGGAAAGACCGTCGCCCGTCTCTACGAGGCGACCGGCGGGACCATCGAGTTCGACGGCCGCGACGTCACCGACCTCGACGGGAAGTCGCTCCGCAAGCTCCGCCGTGACATCCAGGTCGTCTACCAGGACCCATCGTCGTCGCTGAACCCGCGGCGGCGCATCGGGAGCATCGTCAAGGAGCCGCTGGTCGTCCACGACGTCGGGACGAAGGCGGAACGCGACGAGCGTGTCGCCGAACTGCTCCGGCGTGTCGACCTGCCGGTGGAGTTCCGCCACCGCTACCCGAACGCGCTCTCTGGCGGGCAGCAACAGCGCGTCGCCATCGCCCGTGCGCTGGCTGTCGAGCCGAAGTTCGTCGTGCTCGACGAGCCGACGAGCGCGCTCGACGTCTCGGTGCAGGCGAAGGTCATCTCGCTGCTCGCCGACCTGCAGGAGGAGCTCGACCTGACCTACCTGCTCATCAGCCACGACCTCAGCCTCGTGAAGAACGTCGCCGACCGCATCGGCGTGATGTATCTCGGCAACTTCATGGAGGTCACCGACAGCCGGACGCTGTTCGAGGACCCGAAGAACCCCTACACCGAGCAGCTCCTGTCGGCCATCCCGGTCGTCGAGAGCGGCGAGCAGTTGCTGAAGCCGCCCTCCGTCGAGGTGCGCGGCGAGACGCCGGACCCGAAGGACCCACCCTCGGGCTGTCCGTTCCACCCGCGCTGTCACCGCGCGTTCGACGCCTGCGACGCCGTCGAGCCCGAGCTCGTCGAGGTCGAGGAGGGACACCAGACCCGGTGTCTCCTCGACCCCGGGCCGAAGGCCGAGGCGGTGGCCGACCACCGCTCCGATGACGTGACGCGGGAGGAAGTCACCGAGGAGTAG